Proteins encoded together in one Procambarus clarkii isolate CNS0578487 chromosome 67, FALCON_Pclarkii_2.0, whole genome shotgun sequence window:
- the LOC123767542 gene encoding rab-like protein 6 isoform X2 gives MLDMTKNWTFEYVRREIVNVPPHIPVLVLANHRDMGHHRVVSEDDVRFFIEALERPEGAADIRYTESSMRNGYGLKFLHKFFNLPFLQLQRVTLLRQLETNMAEIDATIQELDLYQESDDANYDIFLSQLTDRRRATAESLGPVAQVAAPINTTPIPQSHSINNVASSSNLNTSVNGVSKSVSVPVSLSSATLGTQSSPHPAEHTSSTVLAANIQASKSPPVISPSAAAGVNNSSSSSSSSHNNSSNSPSTSTCGPKAPSQSPEKSQEKTSFMSRIFNKTKEAEQAKEAALEDIATSDPVSLDDFVPDGGRLDQSFLNDIISAHSKEPTASPISPPMLEDDSEDECDGNPMVSGFQVDLDPDDLQLGSNVEIIADEIEEVEQEKEEDNNPEVSFVKCDISDLRFDNVHSSEGVKIGKKEVKNKSKRNLTDNEKQESHEVLVGMSNFSIEDTHSYTLQPDKTTNTILGFRDCEKECKEEEEEEEKIDKLDDWLNSEEGTIVNPYVSNIIVMPEGSVLDGSDPDDGSVAEASRVIEKISHHSCSTSRSDSPSELSERKKKHKKRDKEKKEKDDDKLGKKHKKKSKDKDKEKEKEKEGDKKKRKKKKDKDKDGLDEFFGGSPEKEFDEAYEAI, from the exons GACTTTTGAGTATGTACGTCGAGAGATTGTAAACGTTCCACCACACATCCCAGTGTTAGTTCTTGCTAATCACCGTGACATGGGTCATCATCGTGTTGTTTCTGAAGATGATGTTCGTTTCTTTATTGAAGCATTGGAAAG acCAGAAGGTGCTGCTGATATACGCTACACGGAATCGTCCATGCGTAATGGATATGGTTTGAAGTTTTTGCACAAATTTTTCAATCTTCCATTCCTTCAACTACAGAGAGTAACACTTCTGAGGCAGTTGGAAACCAATATGGCAGAGATTGATGCTACAATTCAAGAGCTTGATCTCTATCAGGAGAGTGATGATGCAAATTatgacat CTTCTTGAGCCAGTTGACCGATCGTAGAAGAGCGACAGCTGAATCATTGGGTCCTGTGGCCCAGGTTGCTGCCCCAATCAACACAACCCCTATTCCTCAGTCACACTCTATTAATAATGTTGCATCTTCTTCAAACCTCAACACATCTGTCAATG GAGTATCTAAGTCAGTATCTGTGCCTGTGAGTCTGTCCTCTGCAACATTAGGCACACAATCCAGCCCTCATCCAGCTGAACATACTTCATCTACTGTGTTGGCTGCAAATATACAAGCTTCCAAGTCCCCTCCTGTTATCAGTCCATCAGCAGCTGCAGG TgtgaacaacagcagcagcagcagcagcagcagccataaCAATAGCAGTAATAGTCCCTCCACTAGCACTTGTGGACCGAAGGCACCTAGTCAGAGTCCTGAAAAATCTCAAGAGAAGACAAGTTTTATgtcacgtatttttaataaaaccaAAGAAGCAGAACAAGCAAAAGAGGCAGCATTAG AAGACATAGCTACATCTGATCCAGTATCATTGGATGATTTTGTGCCAGATGGTGGGCGGTTAGATCAGTCCTTCCTTAATGACATTATTTCAGCCCATAGTAAAGAACCAACAGCATCACCCATATCACCACCAATGCTGGAGGATGACAg TGAAGACGAATGCGATGGAAATCCAATGGTGTCGGGCTTCCAAGTTGACCTTGACCCAGATGACCTCCAGCTTGGATCAAATGTTGAAATTATTGCTGATGAAATTGAAGAAGTTGAGCAAGAGAAGGAGGAAGACAATAATCCAGAAGTGTCATTTGTTAAGTGTGATATTTCAGACTTAAGGTTTGATAATGTACATAGCTCTGAAGGTGTAAAAATTGGCAAAAAGGAGGTGAAAAATAAAAGTAAAAGAAATCTAACTGATAATGAAAAGCAAGAATCACATGAAGTATTAGTAGGCATGTCAAACTTTAGTATTGAGGACACACACTCTTACACCTTGCAGCCAGataaaacaacaaacaccatcCTTGGTTTTAGAGACTGTGAAAAAGAAtgcaaagaagaagaagaagaagaagagaaaatTGACAAGCTTGATGACTGGCTTAACTCTGAAGAGGGAACCATTGTTAATCCTTATGTTTCTAATATCATTGTAATGCCCGAGGGATCAGTGTTGGATGGCTCTGATCCTGATGATG GTTCTGTTGCAGAAGCAAGTCGAGTAATAGAAAAGATTAGCCATCACAGTTGTAGCACTTCAAGAAGTGATAGTCCTTCAGAACTCTCAGAACGCaagaaaaaacacaaaaaaagagACAAGGAAAAGAAGGAAAAG GATGATGATAAATTGGGCAAGAAGCACAAGAAGAAAAGTAAGGATAAGGACaaggagaaagaaaaggaaaaagaaggtgacaagaagaagagaaagaagaagaaagataAAGATAAAGATGGTTTAGATGAATTCTTTGGCGGATCTCCAGAAAAAGAATTTGACGAGGCTTATGAAGCTATTTAA